The genomic region CCTCAAAGGCGGCAAAGAGCGAAAGCAGGACGCAATCGTTTGCGTCAAGGCCCGATTGGGCACAGAGCGTCTCGCGATCGAGCGTGAGCGCCGGCCCCTCCTCGTCACGCACCCAGCGCAAGAATTCGCGCTCGCCCCAGACAGGCTTGCCAGCCTTGGCCTGCGTGTGGTGGCGGGCAGCGATCTCCTGAGCGGAAGACCGGTTGAGAAGTTTTTTGCCGAACACCACCAGATCGGTCTTGCGGGTGATGCCGTGGCGGAAGACCGCGCCGCGCTCGGCCAGATGCCGGCCGACGATACGGCGCGGGGCTGCGGCCAGCCCGCCGATCAGCCCGATGGTCTTGCCGCCCGGCTGCATGGGGGGCTAGGCCTGCTTGCGGGTTCGCGTGGTGCGCTTGGCCTTGGGCGCGGGTTCGGCCTCTATAGCCTTGTCCTTGGCCGTCTTTGCGGCGGGCGCGCGCTTGGACTTGCTTTCGGCCGGCGGCTTGGACTGGCCGAGGCTGGCCTTGAGGGCGTCCATGAGGTTGATGACATTGCCGCGCTCGGGCGCGGCGGCAACCACGGGTTTGTGGCCCTTTAGCTTTTCCCGGATCATCGCCATCAATGCGACCTCATAGCGATCCTCGTAGTTTCTGGGATCGAACTTGGTCTCCTTCTGCTCGATGAGGCGCTGAGCCAGATCGAGCATTTCGGCGTCTGGATCGCCTACGGGGATATTGCCGAAATATTCAGACGTGCCACGCACTTCGTTGGGATTGCGCAAGGTACACATGAACATGCCGGTTTCCCGCGCGCCGATGGTGACGACGCGCTCGCGGCTCGAGAGCACCAGGCGGGCGATGGCCACCTTGCCGGAGCGGCGCATAGCCTCGCGCAGGACAACGAAGGTTTCCTCGGCCAGCGCTCCATCGGGGGCGAGGTAGTACGGGGCATCGAGGTAGATGAGGTCGATTTCGTCCTCGTCGACGAAGGCTTCGATGTTCATCGTGTGGTTGGATTCGATCCTGACCGCTTCGAGGTCGCTGTCCTCGATGATCACGTATTGCTTGTCGTCATACTCATAGCCGCGCACGAGATCGCTGCGCTCGACAAGCCCCAGTTCGGGATCGACCGGCTTCATGTTGATCCGATTATGGGTGTCCTTGTGAAGCTGATTGAACGAAATGCGGTCCTTGGTGGTGGTGGCCGGGTACAGCCGCACCGGGCAGCTCACCAGACTCAGCCTCAAATGACCCTTCCAACTGGCGCGCGGTGCCATGGCTCAAACTCCGATACTACACACAAACCACTATAGTCGTTCAGGCAAATCCCGTGCGGCGTTATTTATATCCGCCCATGGATCGCCAGCAGTCTCAAGAAGTCTTGGAAGTGTAGAATAGTTCAAATCCGTCGGAGCGTCGATAGACTCCAGATCCGACCAGCTTATGGGGGTCGAAGCGGGCATGTGGACACGGGCGCGGAGCGAATAAGCGGCGACGGCTGTGGACGTGCGGGCGTTGCGGTGGAAGTCGATGAAGATGCGGCCCTTGCGGTTTTCGGCACCCATGGTGGTGGTGAAGGTTTTCGGCTGGGCCGCCGCGATGCGGCCGGCGATCGACTTGCTCGCCGCATGCACCGGCTTCCAGCCGAGCCTGGGTGTGATGGGAACGACGATATGGACGCCGCTGCCGCCGGAGGTCTTGACGAAGGGCATCAGCCCGACGGGCTCGAGTTCGCCACGAATGTGGATCGCGGCTTCGACCACCTCGCGCCACGCTACTCCTTCGCCCGGATCGAGATCGAAGACGATGCGGTCGGGTTTTTCGATATGGGGGGCCTTGCTGCCCCAGGCGTGGAATTCGACCACGCCGAACTGGGCGAGTGCGAGGTAAGCCCGGACGTCGGCGATCACGAGATAGGAGCGCTCCTCGCCTTCCGAGTTCTTGATCTCGGCCGTCTGGAGCGTTGGCGGCATGCCGGTGAAGGCATGGCGTTGGAAGAAGCAATCGGCCGGTTTCGGTGATGGGCAGCGCAGCATCGAGACGGGCCGGCCAAGGATATGCGGCAGCATGAAATCGCCCACCGCCGCGTAATAGACGGCGATGTCGAGCTTGGTGGGGCCCGAACGTCCGAAAAGACGGCGCGTGGGATTGGTGACCCAGATGCCGGCGAGATCGGCATCGGTCACCAGCCGCTTGCGCTCGGCCACGGGGCCTGCGGTGAGCTCGGCTTCGCGCAGACTTTTGAAGACGGTGTGGCGCAGCATGCCATCGCGCGTGATGTCGCCATAGGTGACGTTGGCGATCAGGACCGGATCGACCCAGACGATGTCGCGCGGTGCGCCGGGCAATGGCTCGGCCTCGCCCAGCGCCTGGAGGCGAGGGTAGAGCGAGGAGAGCATTTCGGCATCAAAGCCGGTGCCCACCTTGCCGCGGTAGATGAGTTCGCCATCCACCCATTCACCCATGGCCAGGGAAGCCAGCCCTCCGGTTGCCTTGGAGCGGGTGAAGCCGGCAATGACGAAGCTGCCGATTTTCGGCGCCTTGGCCTTGAGCCAACTCTCGCTGCGGCCTGAGCGGTATTTGGCCTCGGCGCGTTTGGAGACCAGCCCTTCAAGACCGAGGTCGCTCACGCGCTCGAAAAGCTCGGTTGGATCGCCCTCTACGTGATCGCTGAAATGAATGGCCTGATTGCCGGCTACCAATGGCTGCAGCGCGCGCTTGCGATCGGAAAGCGTCGCCTGTGTCAGATCCCAGCCGTCGAGATACAGCAGATCGAAGGCATAGAAGACGAGCTTGCCGCCAGGGCCGGATGAAAGCGCCTCCTGCAACCGGGAGAGACTGCTGACGCCCTTTGCGTCGAGCGCGACGATCTCGCCGTCCAGCACAGCGCTTTTGCAAGGGAGCGAAGGGAAGGCGTCGGGGAGGTCGCCATAGCGGTGCGTCCAATCCAGACCCGAGCGGGTGATGAGCTTTACCGAGCCGTTCTGCAAATAGGCGAGCGTGCGGTAGCCATCGAGCTTGATTTCATGCAGCCATTCACTGCCCAGCGGAGGCTTTGGGGTGGGCGAGGCAAGCTGAGGAGCGGTTACCGGCGGAAACGGTGCCTTGACCGCACCCTTGATGCGGCTGGGTGGGCGGGGTTTTGCCGGCGGAGGTGGTGGGACGACGAGTTCTTCGATGCGGCGGCCGGTTTTGACGCTTTCGGGCCGCTCGGCAAGGATGTCTCGCGAGGGATTGGCGGCCTGATCGCGCTCCTTGAACAGAATCCAACCTTCCTTCTCATCCTTGTTCTTGAGCCGAGCCAGCATCCAGCCTCCCGACAGCTTCTCGCCCGCCAGCCGGAACTTGAAATTGCCGGTTTTGAGGCTCTTTTCGATATCATCCATCGGGGCCCAAACACCGCGATCCCAGACGATCATCGGGCCGCCGCCATACTCGCCCTCGGGGATCACGCCCTCGAAATCGGCATATTCGAGAGGGTGATCCTCGGTGCGGACGGCGTATCGCTTGTCTTCGGGATTAAGCGAGGGCCCTTTGGGCACGGCCCAACTGAGCAGGACACCATCATGCTCCAGACGCAAATCGTAATGGTCGGCGGTCGCCGAGTGCTTGTGAATGACGAAACGGTTGCCCGCGTCTGCTGACGGAAGGCCTTCCGGCTCCGGGCTGGAGCCGAAATTGCGCTTGCTGCGGTAGGTTTCGAGCTTCTTCACAGCCCCATGATATGAAGGCGCTGGCGAAACGACAATCGGGCTTAGATAACGGCGCGCGGATCGTGCCGGGCGACGCGGGAGAGAAGATAATCCACCTCCTCGCGCGCCTTGGCAGTGAGCGCACCGGCAGGCTTGCGCTGGAGATCGGATGTGATCAGCCCACGCTTCTTGAGCACGTATTTGCGCACGGCGAGCCCCACGCCCTGCTGCTGCTCGTAGCGGATGAGCGGGAGATGGGCGTCGAACATATCGTGAGCCGCGTCGCGATTTCCGGCCGCCTGGAGCCGGACGATGTCGGCGAGCGCATCGGTGAAGGCGTAGCCGGTCATCGCGCCG from Pelagibacterium sp. 26DY04 harbors:
- a CDS encoding Ku protein, which produces MAPRASWKGHLRLSLVSCPVRLYPATTTKDRISFNQLHKDTHNRINMKPVDPELGLVERSDLVRGYEYDDKQYVIIEDSDLEAVRIESNHTMNIEAFVDEDEIDLIYLDAPYYLAPDGALAEETFVVLREAMRRSGKVAIARLVLSSRERVVTIGARETGMFMCTLRNPNEVRGTSEYFGNIPVGDPDAEMLDLAQRLIEQKETKFDPRNYEDRYEVALMAMIREKLKGHKPVVAAAPERGNVINLMDALKASLGQSKPPAESKSKRAPAAKTAKDKAIEAEPAPKAKRTTRTRKQA
- the ligD gene encoding DNA ligase D — encoded protein: MKKLETYRSKRNFGSSPEPEGLPSADAGNRFVIHKHSATADHYDLRLEHDGVLLSWAVPKGPSLNPEDKRYAVRTEDHPLEYADFEGVIPEGEYGGGPMIVWDRGVWAPMDDIEKSLKTGNFKFRLAGEKLSGGWMLARLKNKDEKEGWILFKERDQAANPSRDILAERPESVKTGRRIEELVVPPPPPAKPRPPSRIKGAVKAPFPPVTAPQLASPTPKPPLGSEWLHEIKLDGYRTLAYLQNGSVKLITRSGLDWTHRYGDLPDAFPSLPCKSAVLDGEIVALDAKGVSSLSRLQEALSSGPGGKLVFYAFDLLYLDGWDLTQATLSDRKRALQPLVAGNQAIHFSDHVEGDPTELFERVSDLGLEGLVSKRAEAKYRSGRSESWLKAKAPKIGSFVIAGFTRSKATGGLASLAMGEWVDGELIYRGKVGTGFDAEMLSSLYPRLQALGEAEPLPGAPRDIVWVDPVLIANVTYGDITRDGMLRHTVFKSLREAELTAGPVAERKRLVTDADLAGIWVTNPTRRLFGRSGPTKLDIAVYYAAVGDFMLPHILGRPVSMLRCPSPKPADCFFQRHAFTGMPPTLQTAEIKNSEGEERSYLVIADVRAYLALAQFGVVEFHAWGSKAPHIEKPDRIVFDLDPGEGVAWREVVEAAIHIRGELEPVGLMPFVKTSGGSGVHIVVPITPRLGWKPVHAASKSIAGRIAAAQPKTFTTTMGAENRKGRIFIDFHRNARTSTAVAAYSLRARVHMPASTPISWSDLESIDAPTDLNYSTLPRLLETAGDPWADINNAARDLPERL